The stretch of DNA atcagtgctactgagagtagattgtccgcctcatttcccaacgaaatgccaatcgaaagcggaagtgatgcgaacctacttggatgtgacaactaactgaaagaagagtcaatgagcagatgttgtggaggaaggacccaaaacttcagaagtttgcgagacgatgctcgttaaagctccaacaagcatccacccagttcaagcagcatgtggaattttgagagactggcgcagtaaggatggtcttttccttcattttggtggatccgcaggaatcaacgaggatcaacacaactcagccaatcccacaccagagtcagagtcattggcgagttgaagcagcatggcggatcaaaggttcgactactcagaaacagcagtggagagcagttgggagccaggaggcgcattgcagctggagcagaagattgaagactcagcaaaggcgaagagttgcagtgttcacaaaggcttcgatgaggacgtcgaagggataagtgggggagaatgtcacggacaaactttgaaacagggtgtttgatgtaatgcttatgtatgtccgtgtcgtttggcatgttcatgccttgtacagcgggTAGagaggcggccgaaggcttaatagtcccatgttagttgggttggtggcctctttaggcttgtaaataaaggttgtgtcatgtggacacgttcgagagcttttcggtctgtaatggaccattttaccctttgttgtgccactgttcagagcttgtaaagtctgtttgtaatttgctttgtctatgaagtgtttttcggacatgtttgcttgtggatcccgtttgaggcgttctctttaacccgttctctcttttgttggtcctaagggacaatgggaggcttcggggaggctgacctttgcggacggacgcgcaagggtgccgcacgacttaggcaaaaccagctaagttcgtgtcaaTACGGTATTTCAATATACTATGTCGTGATATCAATTTCAGAATTGGATCCgacaaatatatcaaattgatatacatatatataggatcgaggaccctgaTCCATTGCCCATGGAGTCCCATCATTCTTATTTATGGTAGAACCAAATATATCTATCGATtgattatttgattcatttgaatcttaaaattcaaattgtttaaaaataatctaacaattcaaattatttctttgtagataatttaatattaacggAAGAACGGTCTGAAAcataccacaaagctactcctcaaaatttgaaaaagatataTGTTACTGTTCTTTCCTAAGttaaattatttttactaaatttataattattttcaacttaaaaaccataatctaatctttttttatttttcaggaaTTTTAGAGCTATTTTTGGTAATTTTATCGTGCTATCGGCATGCCCCGATGTACTAACATATGGTACGTCAATACACCTCGGTACGTACTGTACGAATGGTTGGTCAGTACACCAATATGGATCGATATGACGACCCTTGCTTTAGACTAGAGGATACATTGAGATCCTTTTTATGCAAGATCATCAATTGCTTCTAAATATAGCTCAGTGCTAATTTCTAATCAAATAAATAGCTCAAGCCGATGATCTAAAGCATAGAAGACAGTCACACtaatacaataacaacaacaaagtcgtaaGTCTTAACTATTTGGGATCAGTTAAATAGATCTTTTGTCACCATTGAGATccgtaaaaaatcatatgtttagttaaatttaaaatatttagatatttatttatagtttcaattaaagtctttttagttcttcctctatctctctcgataccattaacattaatcatttcaactCTTCTAACTATCGTCTTTGTATGTCTCTTAAGCGCATGTcaatatcatcttaaatgattttatctCATATTATCCTCTATCGAAACGATACCTAGTTGTCCACGAATAAAGAGAGGTGAACTAATGCACAAGACTTCTCCCAATGCATGATACTAATGGATTTTACACAAACTAAACCTAATTAGCTTCTATTGATATAATTTCCTATAGTCCTATCCAATTATTTACTTCTCATATTTTAGTTGATTAGCTTGTTATTCTTCCAAATACACATACTGTCCTTTTCCTAGGTGTGACTTTAGAACAAGCAAAAATCGCATTGGTGAACAATGCAGACCTTAGAAACACTAGAAAAGTTGGATATGCTAAAAGTACACTGGACCTAATGCGATAAGTAATATTTTAGTAAAGAGCTAGCTAAAATATTACCAATATTTCTCCATGCATCAGAAGTTATTTTGAGGCAACTTTGTGTCAAATAACAAGCATCATCCCATGAGTATGGTAGTTTCTTGATCTGATATCTCCAAAACCAACAGGATCGCCAAATCAACAACTGAAAATTATTCAGAAAAAAATCTCATATTCATGGTAATCAGGTTCCACAAGAATATATTGAAAAGCGAAGAAGTAATGAAGttaaagaagttcaaaaaaaaCATTTATGTGTATGTACTTTCCAAAATAGACCTACAAACCTTGCCTAATGTGTAAGGCAGAAGTACAAATTGGACACCGATGAGATTCCATAACGAAGGTTTCTCAGCTCCCTGAATATGCAATTCAAGTTCATTGCTAAGCTTCTCTTCCACCGTCCTGGCATGATTGAATTACAAAGTTAAAATTGTAGTTAGTGGTAAAATAAAAAGATTAACATACTCATACACGTATATATGTAGAAGCCATGGAAAGGAAGGAATAGATTAGAAACTAAAAGAAACACTGaatagaaagaagaaaaaggccACTCAACTTAAAGAAACACCATTTTTATCAGACAATTATTATATCTTATGATAGATTCAAGACAAGACATATTTAAGTATATAGACTGCCAGCATTTTACTCAAAGAAATAATTCTCGTGGAAAGGAAAAACAAACAAACCTATAGTGTAGGATCCCGTTGGATCTTTACTTAATGCATCATTAGATCTCCTATTTTAATTTAGTTGCTCTCCAAGATTCTAGATATAATGAACCTAAACACATTCTCAGAGTAAAACATTTTTCTAACGAGATTTATGGTAACTTGAAAGGCTTTTTACCAAGATAAGATAGAATTCGATCTAACACAGCCAATAATATAGACAACATTTACAAAAAAAAACTTCTGAACTAACCAACTTGACAGAAAAATACAGAACTGATTCGATAAAATCTCTCTCTCTAGACGTACACTGATCCTTCTCTCTCATCCTTCTTACTGCCATTCTCCCCGTCATCTCTCTCAAATTTTCGTTTTTAGTTACACTAAGCAATAACCAGACATCTTTCTTTATTCAATCATGCATCCAAAGTTAGTTGTTGACAATATGCTCTATCTTCATAACCCCAAGGCAGCAATACACCAAATTCTAGTGAACAAAATTCCTAGTTCTGATTGAAAAATCCTAATAAGGTTATAAATTTCAAAGCTTTTGTAGTAAAATCCACTTTCAGATCATCATATGTGCTATTATATCGATGCAATCTAAACATGGACCAGGCTCCTATCCTTAATACCAAAAGGCACAACCTTAGCTAATGATCACCTAACATTAGATGATATTATACCAAAACATGTGTATTCTTGACTGGTATTTCTAAAGTGAGAACAGATTAAATTTGTACAATCCAATTTCTTATATAATGGACAGTTCAAATCTAGTTATAGTAATAGAGAAAAAGAAGACCATGCATAGTGATTCAAACCAAAGCCTTTGCTTGGAAAAGACCTTGTAAGCAAGCACTTGATTAAGTGCTTTAGGGCAATGACAATGGCCATTTGTGTGATTAATATGTTGATGTAATAGATTGAGAGCTAAAGGTACATTGTTCAAATTCAAAACTAAGTTCAATTTGTAATGCTAATGCAGCTGCCTAACTAATGAAGAATGTCGAAAAATTATTGCCAAAATAAGTCAAACGAGAAAATAGTAATAAGAGAACATTTTGATCACGCTTCCacttaaaaaagaaaagggaCCATATAGAAGTTTTAACTATCTAAGTTCAATTTGTAATGCTAATGCAGCTGCCTAACTAATGAAGAATGTCGAAAAATTATTGCCAAAATAAGTCAAACGAGAAAATAGTAATAAGAGAATATTTTGATCACGCTTCCacttaaaaaagaaaagggaCCGTATAGAAGTTTTAACTATCTTGCACAACATTTTGCTATCTACCATAGGATGTAGCAACAACAAAGACATTTTCTCTATAATTTTCTTATCAATGCTAGGTTTTAGTGAAAATTTAGTGTGCACAAAATCACAAGTTGTAGACAATATAAATCTCATGATCCTGCCAGCAAAATATAATGCAGGTTACAGGAGTGCATATTAGAATTCCTGTTTTCTATTGGAGACAGAAGCCATAACCTGATATCTAAAACAAATTAAAAGGACTTTATTTTGGAAACAGTAATGATAAGATGTAATAGTTGCAAACCTACATCAAAGAAGTCCATCCAAACTACCTTACAATTAATAGCATTATCTTAACTGTAAGAACAGAGAAAACCTTGATAAATATACTcttacttatcaatttgttttagACCCTTCTTCTTATTTGTTACACCTCCAGATCGCTCAAGTTCAAGTGCCTTCAACCTATTTTTGTAAGCTGGTGTTTTCTTGACCATTGTAACTGCCTGCATTAACATTAAGGACAATGATTATCCAGAAAGCACACAGTAAACAATTGATACAGAGCCAACATTAACTAGTATAAGTGAAAATTGGTGACTATTTCCTCTTTGTCTTTCAACATGGAGGAACTCCAAAATAAAGGACACAAACAAATGTTTATTGAGCACAAGTACTTCTACTGAGCACCATCAGGTTCGCTTGATTAATGAAATATCTCCCCAAGAGCTTAAACACATAAGTCAACATTGCAAGACAGCACATCATGGTTTAACATGATGGTGCCCCGCTTCAATATCAGATTGATGCATGTATGGTAGGACCCTGATTATATTCTGAAGGTAATGAAGGGACCACATGAAGACTGGTAAAAAGATAGTGGCCAGATGACAAGAGAATCTTTTTGCAAAACACAGGATAACTATAGTTACTAAACCATAAAAGAGTGAAAGGCAAGGGGCAAAAACTATGGTAAAAATACAGCAGTCAAAAAACTCAACATTTTTAATAGTAAGAAGTCACATCTTTCTCAGACAGGTAGCCATTTGAGGCATCTTCTTTAggtcatggtatgcaatttcgaatagtaccgcccggtacgagcggtacataccggttcgaCGGCATAtcagtacgcggaccgcccgctaccggacgggCAGTGCTACAGCATtacactgtagcattgctacagtgctacagtgaaagaaaatcgctcggtaagccctggtgtaccgttcggtatgccctggtgtactGCTCGGCatgccggtaccgtaccgtaccgagccaacctcgaaacactggtATGGTACGATAACAATTTTACTACTAAAATAATATAAGGATTTTATCTTATATTATATCTGCTCAACCTTACCTAACTTCTTAAAAAATAAGGGCTCTACAAACTTTCACTCCTAGGTTGGCATGCATCAGGATATTTCCATCATTTAAACACAGGAGAAAGAACATTGATATCCAAGCGGAGTAACAGATACATGTCATCTTGATGCATGTTTTTCTTGATTTACAATCACAGTACAAGGCACAATGTAATAAGATAGTATTATAGTTTATACTTTGAACAAtagcaggaaaaaaaaaattatcaattgtgCACGAAATAAAGAGAATAAACTATAAAAGTAAGTGGCCCGAGCAAAAAGGAGCAGGATGGTTAGCAACTGGGCATATTGCTTGCATCTTTCTCATGAAGAGCTACAAAATCCTCACGATACCTGTGTATACCTGGTCCATTGATTTAGATATTGCAAAGCTGAAACAACCAGAAGAAGACCCACCAAGACTGCTCGAGGATCCTATCATTTATTGAAAATGTAGAATGATTGATAACCTGACTCCACTATCAGATCATTGTAAAAGAAATATCAAGTTGACAAAATATTGAATAAGTTTGGGCGAATTTGAAATATCCTTACTGTTTTATGACCATAATATGCATGGTAGTACCGAGCAGTATTATAGAAGACCTGTATAGAAAAGAATACTTAGTAATGCATGCAAATTAAAAGAAAAGATAGCAAAAATATTGCCAGCGTTGTAAGTGTTAAATCAAATAAGTTGCACATATATGTTTAAACTTCAACAATGGGACCTGCATCAGCTTAAAATAAACATGTATAGTGTCTCATCAATCAACCCCACAAAGCCATTTATCAAAAGAACAGAAAGAGAAAAACAATACATTTGTGCAAGAACCTCCTCACTAAAACGAAAAATGAAGGAAAGCAAGACAAGAACTTCCCAAACATCATCACCTTTACTTCACATCTGATACATGTCCAGTTTATTCCTATATCAAAATAAATGTAACTATATATACCAAGGTCcgcaatactgtaccgtaccggagtttcgacctgggcacggtatcggtacggtacggtatactgagcggtacacccaggtgtaccgctcggtatatttaggcgtgccgagcactgtaacactgtagcagtgctacagtgctacagtgtcggaacggtaacagatggtccgcgtaccggaagcctgtcggaccggtacataccgcccgtaccgggcggtacggtccggtactgcagaccatgatATATACAATGCAACTATATTATACAGAAACTTATATCTTGATCATTGTCTTAGAGTCCATGAACCATGCATGTCAAGGGTTTGGCTATTTCTATGCTTAATCCAACTTATTTCAATTACAACTTAATTCCAATTTTGACAATCAATTGCCTCCAAAAAATTAAATCTTACAAGTTTCTGAAAGGGTGACTACCATAGACATAAACCGTATCAgatggtattgcaaaccttgaacATTAGGACTAGTAATTGTCAATTCTCAAGGTAGTCAAACTAATATGGAACCAACAGAGATGGGTCTACCAATTTCAAAAGGAACTAAGGACCAAGCAATGAATTAAACAATTACCTAATGCCCGCATTTGAGGAACATGAAAAAAGGGAAATAATTCAAGCATTGTTACAAAATAAAATACCAggtgagaaaaaaattatatgataattGAAAGAATTCAattctaacatgttatttgacAAACGAAACAAAGAAAGCCTCCAACAGCTTTGGAATATGCAACATGAGACGCTAAGACTAGAAAGGTTTACTTTCATTTCTGAACTTCAAAGAAGTCATCAAGATTAAACTTCGAAGGCAAAGTATAACATTCAACATTTTCATATACCAGTTGGACTGATATGTACAACCAGTATATACCAATCCGACCAAGGATATGTACAGGAGCATATGGCTAGGCATCCATCAAtttcaatttttattttgattttcaatGATACAGGGCATGGTTGATATATCATTTCGTATACATACCAATATCATATTGGCTGGACAAGATGTTGAAACTGGTACCAAATCGAGATTTTAAACCTTAAATCAAATATTGATAGAAGAAAAACAAATTCTATGCAGAAATTAATCATTATGTGTTACATGGTACCTAGATGATATAGTCACGATTCACGTGTTGGTGACTAAGGAAGAAAACAACAAATAAGATTCTTATACAGGATTATCTTTTTGTCTTCATGTCATAGAATAGAGAAGACAAAACTAAATTACCGCTTTGGCATTTCATCTTTCTATAGAATATAAAAACCTTTTCATAAAAGCAAAAGAGATGTGCCTAGTCCCCAACTCTTAAGCACCTTGTAAGGTATTTCACCATTTTTTATGCATATATAATATCAAATTGTTGATAATAGATTTGTTTATATGGATTTAACAATATCATTAAACATAGAATGGTCATGTAACATTATGGGTCATCATGTAACAGAAATGCATTCAGATATTGAAGGAAACAATTCAAAAGAAAGGATCA from Musa acuminata AAA Group cultivar baxijiao chromosome BXJ2-11, Cavendish_Baxijiao_AAA, whole genome shotgun sequence encodes:
- the LOC135626692 gene encoding dnaJ protein ERDJ7-like, with amino-acid sequence MMVSPVLRCLSSPPFLFFCCLLLLQLPICRSIYCDEDDCYDLLGVSQSSNASEIKKAYYKLSLKYHPDKNPDPESRKLFVKIANAYEILKDEATREQYDYAIAHPEEVFYNTARYYHAYYGHKTDPRAVLVGLLLVVSALQYLNQWTRYTQAVTMVKKTPAYKNRLKALELERSGGVTNKKKGLKQIDKTVEEKLSNELELHIQGAEKPSLWNLIGVQFVLLPYTLGKLLIWRSCWFWRYQIKKLPYSWDDACYLTQSCLKITSDAWRNIDESTMSNLVQKRLWVKGNMESYVAEMRKESKRRR